The Longimicrobiales bacterium genome includes the window ACGAAAGCGCCTTCATTGATCATTCGTTCGGCGATAGCGAGTCCGATCCCCTTTGTGCTCCCTGTAACGATCGCGACTTTGCCCGTGAGATGATTCGACATCCGATCCTGGTTCCGTGACATACCTGAAGAGCGCCTCGCGCGCTCGTGAGCAAAAGAGTCTGGGGATGAGAGACAACAATAAGCAACGAGTGGCCCTCGTAACCGGTGGCGCCGTCCGCGTCGGCCGAGCGATTGCGCTGGGTCTGGCCGACGCGGGCTACGACGTGGTGATCGGGTATCGGTCATCTCCAAACGGTGCCGAAGACGTGCGTTCCCGCATCGTCGAGATGGGGCGGGCCTGCGTCACTGTGCAAGTCGACCTTACGGAGCCCCAGGCGGCCGAGACGATCGTGGCCGCCGCCCGAAGTGAATTTGGACGCCTCGACGTCCTCGTGAATTCGGCCGCC containing:
- a CDS encoding SDR family NAD(P)-dependent oxidoreductase: MRDNNKQRVALVTGGAVRVGRAIALGLADAGYDVVIGYRSSPNGAEDVRSRIVEMGRACVTVQVDLTEPQAAETIVAAARSEFGRLDVLVNSAASFRAVPLLEVDADEWDAVMAVNTRAPHLVTRAAADLLRSA